The sequence TCTTTCGACATTTCTCTCCTTAAACTAGGGTTttcctcatttctttcacttcctatctttgattcaagcttttagTTGGTGATTGGAGTTGAGATTgaagttcttcttggttctaagaagctaaggtaagcttttggttcaattatttcttggttttggagaagagatgatgtgggtttgttttatgagttggtttaatggattatttgacttgggttcttggatattgagttgatgatggttCTATTTATGgaatattgttgtaggtggtgtaccaaggagttagattcaaggtttctagtagttgtaagtggaatttcttcccttgtgctcacatgatattatatgtactgtgtttcaaaggttttattgtgttattcccttcatttgattcactattatgtattgataccttTATTGTATATTGTGGAggcaattgatgtctcaactatgagaagggaatacaaaagagaaagaatatcaaagtgtttgattaaatgtcccaaaaaaagagtttaaatgttttatggattgatagatacatagtcagagattgcatgcaattagttgatcaacgaccataggcttatatccctcagagttgtcgatttatatcgatgggatacgagcaccatagacagagttactattgatatcaatccaccatagtaaagagaaataccatctcattgttatgctattgctatgatattcatgtttcagagttgatggtatttaatgttttcaaagccatgttttacagagtatactatgtatcattgctatgtaagagttccacttgctgagatttatactcatttcagttatttcatgtgatgcagataagagcgacggaccatgACGTTGATTGTGGCCCGGAGTCATATGAATACGAAGTTGGAAGGAAGATGTAATTTTGCTAGCATTTTTggaacatgatcataggaatgatattttgtatttttgttatatcatttgaatgatcatgtatttacctttaaacattttatggtattgtattttgaaactccttccatttgaaagaaaattttaaattccgctgctattttattgtaaacgggtcgaggtgtcacatcAATGTTTGATTCGGGAAGaataactcgaatcagattcggtttgagtttcccaaaaccacatacttgttttaattgtactgtatattgatttatatattagtactgagataggagagtcattggcagatatgccaagtttctagatgttcggtggtatcgaggcATAGGAAAAGAttgactccgattgtagacatttgaTACGGAtagggccgaagtctaggaataagacataccgccaccccgattgggagagtaggtgggagacttgttacgtcttattcacaccgggatccctagatttagatACGAATCGAGTCaaagatatgagtttgaattataTGAATTacgtttcatagactatgggacGAATTGCTATTGACTATTTGCATGATTGTTTTATCTGTCTTCACTAATGTGTCACAATTACCGATTCTTGtattatgattttgtatttaattgcatgacatgcatgtatacaagttttatactgggatttattctcaccggagttttcggctgttgttgtgtctgtatgtgtgcatgacaacaggggggataggatcagggttcatgtagtgacccgttccagaatcacctactaatcaaaaactaagcatgcaattaacctaattaacaataatcagagataacagcggaaatagtcaacaaaataatggttatacaacccaatcgaagtctagaataactcaaaataaaatacccaaaacaaccatatcgaatcaaaacaataccgataaactaaaccaaccagctactcaacgtcctcctcctgctcctcctgagctgtccaacctgaggcctgccccgtgggaatggggtgtccaagaataaacaaaaccgaggacgtgagcgataagaacgcccagtacaaaagtatgagtatacagacctatatgaaatgcacatgctatgatcatgataccggggtagtcaagaaacaggagtcacaaaaggatctcaacaatgctcagtctagaggcgccaagtggatagtgccgcgcggtacacctctgggtcactgcgtccactacaagacagacgtggacctaaaatgtcccggaccaccgaagccctcccgacccgtcggccactgtgtactctcggtgtccatgcgtccacaagacagggctgagcggccccaagatatagcttatctcgaaagagatacagctcaacagtaaaggctatctcaaaggagaatacggctcaacatgaaatgcaacgtgcagtaataaacgtgacataatagcatgcgtcatatgacatataacaatgcagcaaataatcatgcaacacatatatgaatgtatactcaaccaggatatctcggatagtactttcgtacctctatcacagcaagcctagccttacgcagcaccgctaatcaggtctagcacaagcctacgcatcaaaagcatactcaatcaatactaccatgctcaactagcaaaaccagtactccctagtactaccaaaggtttagggtttaccttcgtccgtcgacagccctttgatgtcgattgccttgaaactcaggcgccgctacgctactactcctggcagctcttggctatcgctcgaccaacaactaaccctagaaaccttccaaactctccaaaatgagagaaaactcaagaaattggcaagtcaaaaatgagaaatccgagcactatttataggccatgttcggatcctccgaacaacacttcggaacgtccgaacgctacgtgtccattggctcttgacagctcatgatcggatcctccgatcatacacttcggaccgtccgaacatgcacgtgtccagctgctcttgacacctcatgatcggatccatcgaacccacttcggaccttccgaactcttcggtgcttccgaaccatcttcggtccgtccgatcatgactcggtcaaaattacaccttaaaccttcttaatcaccattaatccgttaattacccaatttggaattcgggctactacattctcccccccttaaaacgatttcgtcctcgaaatcaagtttagaggatgaacaaaacgaaaataacaacatcgttaccctcaaaatctaaaggacaacccatcactagacgcttcgctaacaccgaatgacccatcggagtagaaacagaaagaatgacgtctatgatcgtcctggtcaccccatcgacctacactcccctgactactcccgtcaccaaagtggtcagccattgctacaacataaaatggggaaactagtaaattggtcaacggaaatcccaaaacagaaatctatatcccaaaatcgtatgcatgctctgataccataaatgtagtgacccgttccagaatcacctactaatcaaaaactaagcatgcaattaacctaattaacaataatcagagataacagcggaaatagtcaacaaaataatggttatacaacccaatcgaagtctagaataactcaaaataaaatacccaaaacaaccatatcgaatcaaaacaataccgataaactaaaccaaccagctactcaacgtcctcctcctgctcctcctgagctgtccaacctgaggcctgccccgtgggaatggggtgtccaagaataaacaaaaccgaggacgtgagcgataagaacgcccagtacaaaagtatgagtatacagacctatatgaaatgcacatgctatgatcatgataccggggtagtcaagaaacaggagtcacaaaaggatctcaacaatgctcagtctagaggcgccaagtggatagtgccgcgcggtacacctctgggtcactgcgtccactacaagacagacgtggacctaaaatgtcccggaccaccgaagccctcccgacccgtcggccactgtgtactctcggtgtccatgcgtccacaagacagggctgagcggccccaagatatagcttatctcgaaagagatacagctcaacagtaaaggctatctcaaaggagaatacggctcaacatgaaatgcaacgtgcagtaataaacgtgacataatagcatgcgtcatatgacatataacaatgcagcaaataatcatgcaacacatatatgaatgtatactcaaccaggatatctcggatagtactttcgtacctctatcacagcaagcctagccttacgcagcaccgctaatcaggtctagcacaagcctacgcatcaaaagcatactcaatcaatactaccatgctcaactagcaaaaccagtactccctagtactaccaaaggtttagggtttaccttcgtccgtcgacagccctttgatgtcgattgccttgaaactcaggcgccgctacgctactactcctggcagctcttggctatcgctcgaccaacaactaaccctagaaaccttccaaactctccaaaatgagagaaaactcaagaaattggcaagtcaaaaatgagaaatccgagcactatttataggccatgttcggatcctccgaacaacacttcggaacgtccgaacgctacgtgtccattggctcttgacagctcatgatcggatcctccgatcatacacttcggaccgtccgaacatgcacgtgtccagctgctcttgacacctcatgatcggatccatcgaacccacttcggaccttccgaactcttcggtgcttccgaaccatcttcggtccgtccgatcatgactcggtcaaaattacaccttaaaccttcttaatcaccattaatccgttaattacccaatttggaattcgggctactacattctcccccccttaaaacgatttcgtcctcgaaatcaagtttagaggatgaacaaaacgaaaataacaacatcgttaccctcaaaatctaaaggacaacccatcactagacgcttcgctaacaccgaatgacccatcggagtagaaacagaaagaatgacgtctatgatcgtcctggtcaccccatcgacctacactcccctgactactcccgtcaccaaagtggtcagccatcgctacaacataaaatggggaaactagtaaattggtcaacggaaatcccaaaacagaaatctatatcccaaaatcgtatgcatgctctgataccataaatgtagtgacccgttccagaatcacctactaatcaaaaactaagcatgcaattaacctaattaacaataatcagagataacagcggaaatagtcaacaaaataatggttatacaacccaatcgaagtctagaataactcaaaataaaatacccaaaacaaccatatcgaatcaaaacaataccgataaactaaaccaaccagctactcaacgtcctcctcctgctcctcctgagctgtccaacctgaggcctgccccgtgggaatggggtgtccaagaataaacaaaaccgaggacgtgagcgataagaacgcccagtacaaaagtatgagtatacagacctatatgaaatgcacatgctatgatcatgataccggggtagtcaagaaacaggagtcacaaaaggatctcaacaatgctcagtctagaggcgccaagtggatagtgccgcgcggtacacctctgggtcactgcatccactacaagacagacgtggacctaaaatgtcccggaccaccgaagccctcccgacccgtcggccactgtgtactctcggtgtccatgcgtccacaagacagggctgagcggccccaagatatagcttatctcgaaagagatacagctcaacagtaaaggctatctcaaaggagaatacggctcaacatgaaatgcaacgtgcagtaataaacgtgacataatagcatgcgtcatatgacatataacaatgcagcaaataatcatgcaacacatatatgaatgtatactcaaccaggatatctcggatagtactttcgtacctctatcacagcaagcctagccttacgcagcaccgctaatcaggtctagcacaagcctacgcatcaaaagcatactcaatcaatactaccatgctcaactagcaaaaccagtactccctagtactaccaaaggtttagggtttaccttcgtccgtcgacagccctttgatgtcgattgccttgaaactcaggcgccgctacgctactactcctggcagctcttggctatcgctcgaccaacaactaaccctagaaaccttccaaactctccaaaatgagagaaaactcaagaaattggcaagtcaaaaatgagaaatccgagcactatttataggccatgttcggatcctccgaacaacacttcggaacgtccgaacgctacgtgtccattggctcttgacagctcatgatcggatcctccgatcatacacttcggaccgtccgaacatgcacgtgtccagctgctcttgacacctcatgatcggatccatcgaacccacttcggaccttccgaactcttcggtgcttccgaaccatcttcggtccgtccgatcatgactcggtcaaaattacaccttaaaccttcttaatcaccattaatccgttaattacccaatttggaattcgggctactacattctcccccccttaaaacgatttcgtcctcgaaatcaagtttagaggatgaacaaaacgaaaataacaacatcgttaccctcaaaatctaaaggacaacccatcactagacgcttcgctaacaccgaatgacccatcggagtagaaacagaaagaatgacgtctatgatcgtcctggtcaccccatcgacctacactcccctgactactcccgtcaccaaagtggtcagccatcgctacaacataaaatggggaaactagtaaattggtcaacggaaatcccaaaacagaaatctatatcccaaaatcgtatgcatgctctgataccataaatgtagtgacccgttccagaatcacctactaatcaaaaactaagcatgcaattaacctaattaacaataatcagagataacagcggaaatagtcaacaaaataatggttatacaacccaatcgaagtctagaataactcaaaataaaatacccaaaacaaccatatcgaatcaaaacaataccgataaactaaaccaaccagctactcaacgtcctcctcctgctcctcctgagctgtccaacctgaggcctgccccgtgggaatggggtgtccaagaataaacaaaaccgaggacgtgagcgataagaacgcccagtacaaaagtatgagtatacagacctatatgaaatgcacatgctatgatcatgataccggggtagtcaagaaacaggagtcacaaaaggatctcaacaatgctcagtctagaggcgccaagtggatagtgccgcgcggtacacctctgggtcacttcatccactacaagacagacgtggacctaaaatgtcccggaccaccgaagccctcccgacccgtcggccactgtgtactctcggtgtccatgcgtccacaagacagggctgagcggccccaagatatagcttatctcgaaagagatacagctcaacagtaaaggctatctcaaaggagaatacggctcaacatgaaatgcaacgtgcagtaataaacgtgacataatagcatgcgtcatatgacatataacaatgcagcaaataatcatgcaacacatatatgaatgtatactcaaccaggatatctcggatagtactttcgtacctctatcacagcaagcctagccttacgcagcaccgctaatcaggtctagcacaagcctacgcatcaaaagcatactcaatcaatactaccatgctcaactagcaaaaccagtactccctagtactaccaaaggtttagggtttaccttcgtccgtcgacagccctttgatgtcgattgccttgaaactcaggcgccgctacgctactactcctggcagctcttggctatcgctcgaccaacaactaaccctagaaaccttccaaactctccaaaatgagagaaaactcaagaaattggcaagtcaaaaatgagaaatccgagcactatttataggccatgttcggatcctccgaacaacacttcggaacgtccgaacgctacgtgtccattggctcttgacagctcattatcggatcctccgatcatacacttcggaccgtccgaacatgcacgtgtccagctgctcttgacacctcatgatcggatccatcgaacccacttcggaccttccgaactcttcggtgcttccgaaccatcttcggtccgtccgatcatgactcggtcaaaattacaccttaaaccttcttaatcaccattaatccgttaattacccaatttggaattcgggctactacagttcATAAGAACTTGacgaagatgagagattgagatagcgtggagattacAGGCATAGCAGATGAGCGAGGAGTGTTTACATTTGATATGTAATGTGTTCTAAACATTAGTTTGTATAATGATGTAAggaaacaaaacatgtacttacttttgttgaaataaaataaagatgttgcttgtatatgatttatatacaattgttttgatattaaaagcaaaatttttgaCTCACATTTtttagcaaagatccaattaatcccaaaaagaattgagttagagcccgggtccccacaacaagtggtaccagagcgatagatcctttagactgaaataggatagaatgagcgggggcAGATTGAATTCTCTTCCTTGCTTtcttgtgctagcatgatttattgctttccctagtACATCTTgttttgttatctgagttgattacagcatgtatttgCAAAGACTAAATCataaccgattctggatcagaggtatatgattagaggaggactgagacagattatatagattttGTACTAATTCGTTTGATAATCATATATGCCTCCTCGATGAGTACCGCAACCTGCAGCATGTCGGgcaccagaacagggcagtacatCCAATGATCCGACGGATGTGACCGCTACACAGATGGAGACTTTATTAAAGAGGTTTCAgccattccgaccaccgacatTGAAGGGCATAGAAAGTTCAGTTAAGTGTGAAAGTTGGATCGATGACATCGAGATGCTATTTGAGTCTCTTGACTACACTGACGAACGACGAGTTAAACTTATTgggcatcaactgcaagacgttgcaaagaattggtggcttACCAcgaagagagcattggagcatcgcGGCACAgagattacttggaaagtctttaaCGCCGAGTTCTATTAACGATTCTTTCCTGTgtcataccgaaaagacaagggtgccgaatttgccaatctgaggcagGGAAAACTAAACAtagaagaatatgttgctaagttttctacattgctccgatttgcacCCCACATTGCAGGAAATGACAAAGCTGTTGCGGATCAGTTTATCAGTGgcttgaatccagatatctttattTTGGTGAATACCGGTAGACCCAAaaactttgctgatgctttgaacCGTCCCAAAGAGGCAGAAGCTGGATTGCTGAGACAACGAAACACTTCCTATGTCGCTCCAACTCCTAGACCACCACAACCCTCAGTACAACCCCTTCCAGATTTGAGAGCGGTTGCAGTAGCAGCGGGAGGAAAgaccagttgaaa comes from Primulina eburnea isolate SZY01 unplaced genomic scaffold, ASM2296580v1 ctg574_ERROPOS1476974+, whole genome shotgun sequence and encodes:
- the LOC140821471 gene encoding uncharacterized protein, translated to METLLKRFQPFRPPTLKGIESSVKCESWIDDIEMLFESLDYTDERRVKLIGHQLQDVAKNWWLTTKRALEHRDKGAEFANLRQGKLNIEEYVAKFSTLLRFAPHIAGNDKAVADQFISGLNPDIFILVNTGRPKNFADALNRPKEAEAGLLRQRNTSYVAPTPRPPQPSVQPLPDLRAVAVAAGGKTS